The following are from one region of the Mauremys reevesii isolate NIE-2019 linkage group 2, ASM1616193v1, whole genome shotgun sequence genome:
- the RP9 gene encoding retinitis pigmentosa 9 protein — protein sequence MGSQVKVKSATGGGEAPVGAGAAAARLCASPSRCPPEPGAPMSHRRGAREKAEAAPAERRSHKRPRSQREPPAGSSGGCRALERHEQKRKKREVQQIQQIQHLESFYEKPPPGLIKEDETKPEDCIPDVPGNEHAREFLAHAPTKGLWMPLGKEVKVMQCWRCKRYGHRTGDKECPFFIKGNQKLEQFRVAHEDPMYDVIRENKRHEKEMRIQQLKQLLEDSSSDEDGSSGSSSSSECKEKHKKKKKKAKKKKEKKKKKKRKHKSSKSNERSESD from the exons ATGGGAAGTCAAGTGAAAGTGAAATCAGCAACGGGGGGCGGGGAGGCGCCGGTCGGtgcaggagctgcagctgctcggctctgtgcctccccctcccgctgCCCGCCCGAGCCCGGCGCCCCCATGTCCCACAGGCGGGGAGCGCGGGAGAAGGCGGAGGCCGCCCCCGCCGAGAGGCGCAGCCACAAGCGGCCCAGGAGCCAGCGCGAGCCCCCGGCGGgcagcagcgggggctgcagggcgCTGGAGCGGCAtgagcagaagaggaagaagcgGGAGGTGCAGCAGATCCAGCAAATCCAGCACCTGGAGTCCTT ctaTGAGAAACCTCCTCCAGGGCTAATTAAG GAAGATGAAACTAAGCCAGAAGACTGCATACCTGATGTACCAGGCAATGAACATGCCCGAGAATTCCTGGCTCATGCCCCAACTAAAGGACTCTGGATGCCATTAGGAAAAGAGGTCAAAGTTATGCAGT GTTGGAGATGTAAACGTTATGGACACAGAACAGGAGATAAAGAATGCCCATTCTTTATTAAAGGCAATCAGAAATTGGAACAATTCAGAGTA GCACATGAAGACCCCATGTATGATGTAATAAGGGAAAATAAACGCCATGAAAAGGAAATGAG GATACAGCAATTGAAGCAACTGCTGGAAGACTCTTCTTCAGATGAAGATGGAAGTAGTGGCAGCTCCAGTTCCTCAGAATGTAAAGAGAAacacaagaagaagaaaaagaaggcgaaaaagaaaaaggaaaaaaagaagaaaaagaaaagaaagcacaAATCTTCTAAATCAAATGAGAGGTCAGAATCTGACTGA